A stretch of the Gossypium hirsutum isolate 1008001.06 chromosome D07, Gossypium_hirsutum_v2.1, whole genome shotgun sequence genome encodes the following:
- the LOC107956089 gene encoding uncharacterized protein — MENGFLDKVEDNAIVRIWSEKVQLEKGDSLAKDYVIKQKGECKCIPWRILRDLILAHPDGKKKVDVFALSIYELVIFPRALGHVDEAVSDLFDRLGKGVTPVPAILAETFRSLNACRQAGEERFIGCAQLLIAWFHSHLWKVDKVSYQVFSEHYSPLKEIVAMPRRNDISEENWIAILQNLPEDDVEWRAPWLIPDGILYRYGSFDWILLLGIWGVVGYAPLLVLRQYNSRQFVPATHGLAQCEFSYRGDNYKKKVKEISQAWNQVHRMKRLVVGLMTTPEYGEWQSKRINLELNLEGVRPMEEYLQVIPSELETIKQDFEKKNLELERKIERLEEEKMHLRLDADVQKLEAEKLKKGKNKVEEDLDSLKTDYKKL; from the exons ATGGAGAACGGCTTTCTTGATAAGGTGGAGGACAATGCCATTGTCCGTATATGGTCAGAGAAAGTGCAATTGGAAAAGGGAGACAGTCTAGCTAAGGATTATGT GATCAAGCAGAAAGGGGAGTGTAAATGTATTCCATGGAGGATTTTGCGAGACTTGATCCTAGCACATCCTGATGGGAAAAAGAAGGTCGATGTGTTTGCTTTGAGTATCTACGAGTTAGTGATTTTCCCTAGAGCATTGGGGCATGTTGACGAAGCGGTTTCAGATCTCTTTGATCGGTTAGGTAAAGGGGTCACGCCTGTTCCTGCAATTTTGGCTGAAACGTTCAGATCTTTGAATGCGTGTAGGCAAGCGGGTGAAGAAAGATTTATAGGCTGTGCGCAATTGTTGATAGCTTGGTTCCATAGTCATTTATGGAAGGTCGACAAAGTTTCGTATCAAGTTTTCTCTGAGCATTACTCCCCGTTAAAAGAGATAGTGGCTATGCCAAGAAGGAACGATATATCAGAGGAAAATTGGATAGCAATTCTGCAAAATCTTCCAGAGGATGATGTggagtggagagctccttggttgaTACCTGATGGAATTCTCTACCGTTATGGGAGCTTTGATTGGATTCTGTTGCTTGGGATTTGGGGAGTCGTCGGGTATGCACCTTTGTTGGTCCTAAGGCAATACAATTCAAGACAGTTTGTGCCGGCAACGCATGGtttagctcaatgtgagttctcgTACCGAGGagacaattacaagaaaaaggtaaaagaaaTTTCTCAAGCTTGGAATCAGGTTCATAGGATGAAAAGGCTAGTTGTGGGTCTGATGACAACTCCAGAGTACGGTGAGTGGCAAAGCAAGAGAATTAATCTGGAGTTAAACTTAGAGGGTGTTCGACCAATGGAAGAGTACCTACAAGTGATCCCATCAGAGTTGGAGACtataaaacaagattttgaaaaaaagaatttagaACTTGAAAGGAAGATAGAGCGGTTGGAAGAAGAGAAGATGCATTTAAGGCTAGACGCTGACGTCCAAAAGTTAGAAGctgaaaaattaaagaaagggaagaataaagtagaGGAGGATCTGGATAGCTTAAAGACAGACTACAAAAAGCTATGA
- the LOC107956090 gene encoding uncharacterized protein, which produces MQKDMQERLQVQMQERLDKIQEDMMEKLIKAQKDAMAELTHLLTGGVGKGKGPMANPRESSEDPLYPLGFTPPNVQTQTEMYPKELSVTIRPQQLQTSVTIPTIFQERSSLSPGENPINLIIPDFDETAEEGKANVELPKQWEDRYKWLEEKFKALESADSTQGVDAKDLSLVSYLVLPLKFKMPEFEKYNGISCPEAHITMFCRRMTGYVNNDQLLIHYFHGSLYSHVTDMTPNRSTLQNMEKKLSESFRQYTQRWREVAIQVQLPLLERETMMLFINTLKAPFITHMLGSATRSFLDIVINGEMIENAIRNVKIETGESNKRPASRRKENEVNNVNAYNKSIMVNQPRKVVTSQQGSARQESSVRQGTEKPQFTPISMSYKELYQKLFNAHVVFPFYLNPLQPPYPKWYDTNAQCDYHVGITGHSIENCTAFKKVVERLISMGVVKLDDSPNAKDPLPNHADKGVNMTGESRGEEVKNDITEVKTPLKWVWREMAKRASYFRF; this is translated from the exons atgcaaaaggatatgcaagaacgGTTACAAGTACAAATGCAAGAGCGACTAGATAAAATTCAAGAGGACATGATGGAAAAATTGATCAAAGCTCAAAAAGATGCAATGGCTGAATTGACCCATTTACTGACGGGAGGAGTAGGTAAGGGAAAGGGCCCTATGGCCAATCCGAGAGAAAGTAGTGAGGATCCGTTATATCCTCTGGGTTTCACTCCACCAAATGTACAAACCCAAACTGAAATGTACCCAAAAGAACTGTCTGTCACAATTAGGCCGCAACAATTACAAACTAGTGTCACGATCCCCACAATTTTCCAGGAACGATCAAGTTTAAGCCCGGGAGAAAACCCAATTAATCTTATTATTCCCGATTTTGATGAAACAGCTGAAGAAGGAAAGGCGAACGTAGAATTGCCAAAACAGTGGGAAGATAGgtataaatggttggaggaaaaattcaaagccttgGAAAGTGCTGATAGCACTCAGGGAGTCGACGCTAAAGATCTAAGCTTAGTCTCATATTTAGTACTTCCTCTCAAATTCAAGAtgcctgaatttgaaaaatacaatggaaTTAGCTGCCCCGAAGCccacatcaccatgttctgtagaaGGATGACTGGCTACGTTAATAACGATCAGCTGTTAATACACTATTTCCATGGCAGTTTG TACAGCCATGTAACGGATATGACCCCCAATAGAAGTacattacaaaacatggagaagaagctgAGCGAGAGCTTCAGGCAGTACACACAAAGATGGAGGGAAGTTGCTATCCAAGTCCAACTGCCGCTCCTAGAAAGAGAAACTATGATGCTTTTTATCAATACGTTAAAGGCCCCATTCATCACGCACATGCTGGGAAGTGCAACAAGAAGCTTCTTAGATATAGTAATAAATGgcgaaatgattgagaatgccataagaaATGTTAAAATAGAAACAGGAGAGAGTAACAAAAGGCCAGCCTCGAGAAGGAAGGAAAATGAGGTAAACAACGTGAATGCATACAATAAGTCGATTATGGTGAACCAGCCAAGAAAGGTGGTTACTAGTCAACAAGGTTCAGCAAGACAAGAATCTAGTGTAAGACAAGGTACTGAGAAGCCCCAGTTCACACCAATttcgatgtcatacaaggagctGTATCAGAAGTTGTTCAATGCACACGTTGTCTTTCCCTTTTACTTAAACCCTTTGCaacccccgtatcccaaatggtatgatacgaacgcaCAATGTGATTACCACGTGGGAATTACAGGgcattcaatagagaattgcacggCTTTCAAGAAGGTAGTTGAGAGACTCATCAGCATGGGTGTTGTCAAATTGGATGACTCACCTAACGCGAAAGATCCGTTACCTAATCATGCTGATAAAGGGGTGAATATGACGGGCGAAAGTaggggagaagaagtcaagaatgACATTactgaagtaaaaactcctttGAAATGGGTTTGGAGAGAAATGGCAAAGAGGGCTAGTTATTTCAGATTTTGA